AGCCAGGATGATGACCTTATTGTAATAGATTACTGATTTGTCAGATTGCCCCTTGTTGTAATAAAGGTTGCCAAGTGCGAGCAGGGCGTTCAGATTATCGGGTTCGAGTTTCAAAGCATAGCGGTATTCATAGATGGATTTTTCATCCATTTCGATCTTCTGATATATGGCAGCAAGGTTGAAGTGGACTTTGGCGAAATTAGGATCTGTTTCGATAGTCTTGAGGTATTCTTCGATGGATTTGGTGTACATCTTCCTCAATAAATAGACATTGCCCAGATCGAAATGCTCTTTGCCTGGAGCAGTGAGATCCGATTCCGAGACTGCAGCTGCTTCGGATGTGCCGGCTTTGGCGTTTTCCGCGTCTTTGTAAACATAGTTGGAATGATTGTAGCGGGCGATTACCTCGTCCATCGTGGTTTTAGAGGCTTCCGGCTTCTGTTCGATAGTCTCATCCCTCATTTCTTTCTTGATTTCGTTAAGCTCCGAGCCGATCAGCTGTTCGGATCTTTCAGCATGCTTTTTCCTGCGGGGATGGTCAAAGGCGACTGTAGCTCCGAACAGGTTGGAACTGCCAAGGTCTGAATCGGTCCAGGTGTAATCGAATTTCCAGTTTTCATGAGTCAGGCCGAAACCGAGTGAGACATTGCCACCTTCGCCGTAACCCAATTCATATCCTCCACGCAGAGCCAGAAAATTATTCATTTTGTATTCCCCGCCGAACCTGGCAACGCTGTCCCGGTCGGCAGTGAACTCGCCGTCCAGCTCGGCTCTAAACTTTTCCTGCGGAGAATGATAAAGGAATCCGCTTCTGACCGTAGTCGGGATGTATTCCTCTTTACCTGTTGTCCAGGTGAAGCTGGTTGGCCACCAGTCCGCGATCGTCAGGCCGAAATCGATGTAACGATTGCCTTTGTAAAGCAAGCCTGTATCGCATTCCAGGCCTCTGGCAGTAACTGTATTCTTCTGCGCTAGATACTTGAAGTTGGTACCCACGCAGAAGTGATCGTTGGCAGTGTAGCCATAGCTGAGGACAAAATCGTGCTGGTCGTCCTTGACAGTGCCGGCCAGGTTTGGATTTGTCCCGAGCACAGTAATATCGTCGACAGTCTGATTGAAATATGAAAGCCCGAGTGTGCCATGCTTCTGAAAAGGATATAGATAAACCAGGTAATCATTGGTATATGCATTCCCCATTTTCTGAGAATGACAGCTGGAGAGGTCCATTTCCCTGGACAGGGCGATGCCTGCAGGATTCCAGTACACGCAGAGCGGATCGTCTGAGATTGCCGTGACCGCATTGCCAAGCGATTGAG
This genomic window from Candidatus Wallbacteria bacterium contains:
- a CDS encoding PorV/PorQ family protein, giving the protein MQKLLVISILFSLTLAAVARESNAEYFVKTPQGVRAQSLGNAVTAISDDPLCVYWNPAGIALSREMDLSSCHSQKMGNAYTNDYLVYLYPFQKHGTLGLSYFNQTVDDITVLGTNPNLAGTVKDDQHDFVLSYGYTANDHFCVGTNFKYLAQKNTVTARGLECDTGLLYKGNRYIDFGLTIADWWPTSFTWTTGKEEYIPTTVRSGFLYHSPQEKFRAELDGEFTADRDSVARFGGEYKMNNFLALRGGYELGYGEGGNVSLGFGLTHENWKFDYTWTDSDLGSSNLFGATVAFDHPRRKKHAERSEQLIGSELNEIKKEMRDETIEQKPEASKTTMDEVIARYNHSNYVYKDAENAKAGTSEAAAVSESDLTAPGKEHFDLGNVYLLRKMYTKSIEEYLKTIETDPNFAKVHFNLAAIYQKIEMDEKSIYEYRYALKLEPDNLNALLALGNLYYNKGQSDKSVIYYNKVIILAPQSLQADVARKRLGNL